From the Phyllopteryx taeniolatus isolate TA_2022b chromosome 16, UOR_Ptae_1.2, whole genome shotgun sequence genome, one window contains:
- the LOC133466203 gene encoding pyrroline-5-carboxylate reductase 1, mitochondrial-like: MTNTPVVVREGATVYVTGTHADVEDGKLLEQLIASVAYCTEVEEDLIDAVTGLSGSGPAYDGARMVLDSEQHPGQLKDNVCWPVGTIIHALHVMERAGFRSLLINAVEASCVWTRELQSLAGQERISTAAIKKTTLDKVMQQPGVTVKAVGVRSHGISIFNNCNNRKTKNN, from the exons ATGACCAACACTCCCGTGGTTGTGCGTGAAGGGGCTACTGTGTACGTCACGGGCACCCATGCCGACGTGGAGGACGGAAAGCTACTGGAGCAGCTGATAGCCAGCGTGGCATACTGCACTGAGGTGGAGGAGGACCTCATTGATGCCGTTACAGGCCTGAGTGGAAGCGGACCTGCTTAC GACGGCGCTCGGATGGTATTAGACTCGGAGCAACACCCCGGGCAGCTCAAGGACAACGTTTGCTGGCCGGTGGGCACCATCATCCATGCCCTCCACGTCATGGAGCGCGCCGGCTTCCGCAGCCTCCTCATCAACGCCGTCGAGGCCTCTTGCGTTTGGACAAG ggaactTCAATCGTTGGCAGGCCAGGAGAGAATCTCCACGGCTGCCATCAAGAAGACGACCCTGGACAAAGTGATGCAGCAGCCAGGGGTGACCGTGAAGGCCGTGGGCGTACGATCACACGGGATCAGCATCTTCAACAACTGCAACAATCGGAAAACAAAGAATAATTGA